In Coleofasciculus chthonoplastes PCC 7420, the sequence ACACATGAAAATCAATAAAAATGGGGGGTTTAATTTTGCAACTGACGGTGGTAAATTATTGCATCCGACAAAACTGTCTTCTGGAGAACAACACGAACTTGTCCTTCTTTATGAGTTGTTATTTAAAGTTGAACCGAATTCCTTAATTCTCATTGATGAACCAGAATTGTCGTTACATGTCGAGTGGCAGGTACAATTCCTTAAAGATTTACAAGAAATAACTAAACTGTCTAATATTGATGTTTTAATTGCGACTCATTCGCCCGACATCATCCACGATCGCTGGGATTTAACGGTTGAGTTAAAAGGACCAGGGGAATGAGATAATTTATTACCCCGGATCGGATTGCGAATCAAATTCGGATGCGGCGTAGTAGTCACAAAGGTTCTTTTTTAATCGTGGAGGGACGCAGTGATAAGCTCGTGTATGAACGTTTTATAGATGATAGAAAGTGTGAATTTTCTATCGCTAGTGGTAAAGAGAATGCTGTTTCTGCCATAAGGATTCTTGAACAAGATAATTTTGCGGGTGTTCTCGCCATTGTAGATGCAGACTTTTGCAGACTAGAAGGAAGTTTACCTTCTAGCTCAAACTTGCTCTTAACTGATGAGCATGATCTGGAAATGATGCTGATTAAATCACTAGCTTTAGACAAATTACTTTCCGAGCGTGGTTCAGAGTACAAGATAAATAAGTTTGGTCAAGATATCCGTTTAACGCTGCTGGAAAGGGGGACAAGGATTGGATATTTACGATGGGTTTCATGGAAAGCAAATATATCTCTGAAGTTTGAAGGCTTAAGTTTTAGTAAATTTATTGACAAATCCACCTTAGTAATTGATACGGGTCAACTGATTAAGACTGTTAAAGATAATTCGCGAAAATCAGGACTGAAAGAGCAAGATATTCAAAAAAGTATAGAAACCTTAGAAAAAACTGCCCCTGATTCTTGGCAACTCTGTTGTGGTCACGATATTATTTGTATCTTATCGATAGGATTGAGCAAAGTGTGGGGGTCATGGAATACCAACGAGGTTAAACCCGATACTCTGGAGAGAGAATTACGACTCGCTTACGAGGATTCTTATTTCCACAGCACTCAACTCTATCAATTAATTCAGCAGTGGGAAATCAATAATAAA encodes:
- a CDS encoding DUF4435 domain-containing protein yields the protein MRRSSHKGSFLIVEGRSDKLVYERFIDDRKCEFSIASGKENAVSAIRILEQDNFAGVLAIVDADFCRLEGSLPSSSNLLLTDEHDLEMMLIKSLALDKLLSERGSEYKINKFGQDIRLTLLERGTRIGYLRWVSWKANISLKFEGLSFSKFIDKSTLVIDTGQLIKTVKDNSRKSGLKEQDIQKSIETLEKTAPDSWQLCCGHDIICILSIGLSKVWGSWNTNEVKPDTLERELRLAYEDSYFHSTQLYQLIQQWEINNKPYQVLSPGN